One genomic window of Osmia bicornis bicornis chromosome 3, iOsmBic2.1, whole genome shotgun sequence includes the following:
- the LOC114880971 gene encoding protein maelstrom homolog isoform X2, translating to MRNFLEKKVLQTIISINLSSQEKGYYKKKAGESKVEAQGCMKKKTTIGECIEEVLEADRREQEFQQNMLQYIDSIVSMGVKHNSLKKLKFILIHVNWFFRREIGINKYEFCPAEFAVAEFSLENGIENIYHEILNVKIPLGWKRDAIETSQQTHRIPVELPGGQNDFLFMYEKLVGLLESNKTGNKLPPLFTVKDMVPAVQSLLTKMAEAGGTSINDFPIYSLEALFGKLRNTAVQNVDNCSIHLVVAENEFKKDIFSSVSNLECDFHKAIDGSSQYCSMSVVKRWGFTICDYCCEFLNVPMIEGVHCPVSQTIDTIYQGSMDLNSIDTQLNSLNLGNPRMVIEMNGVTEEHRRKVSERSYAEEQRRRGEVNRVHVTPPSEFNASSNSAVLIGRPLRPPKTMSQAAASEVKENTNCFNSADFPPLGEKSKPKKDAKNIKLPLGRGRGST from the exons atgag aaattttttagaaaagaAAGTGTTGCAAACAATTATAAGTATT AACCTTTCCTCACAAGAAAAAGGATACTATAAAAAGAAAGCAGGCGAAAGTAAAGTTGAGGCTCAAGGATGTATGAAGAAGAAAACAACAATTGGAGAATGTATAGAGGAGGTTTTGGAAGCCGACAGGAGAGAGCAAGAATTTCAACAAAACATGCTTCAGTACATAGATTCTATAGTGTCTATGGGGGTTAAACATAACA GTTTGAAGAAATTAAAGTTCATACTCATACATGTAAATTGGTTTTTTAGAAGAGAAATAGGAATCAACAAATATGAATTTTGTCCTGCAGAATTTGCAGTCGCAGAATTTAGCTTGGAAAATGGCattgaaaatatatatcaCGAAATTCTCAACGTAAAAATACCATTAGGATGGAAAAGAGATGCAATTGAAACAAGTCAGCAAACCCATAGAATACCTGTAGAACTTCCAGGAGGACAGAATgactttttatttatgtatgaAAAATTGGTTGGGCTACTAGAAAGCAATAAGACTGGAAACAAATTGCCCCCATTGTTTACTGTGAAAGATATGGTTCCTGCAGTGCAGTCATTGCTAACAAAAATGGCTGAGGCAGGAGGTACGTCTATAAATGACTTTCCAATCTATTCATTGGAAGCACTTTTTGGAAAATTGAGGAATACTGCTGTGCAAAATGTAGATAATTGCAGTATACATCTGGTAGTTGCTGagaatgaatttaaaaaagatattttctCGTCTGTCTCTAATCTCGAGTGTGATTTTCATAAAGCTATAGATGGTTCGTCTCAGTACTGCAGTATGTCTGTTGTAAAAAGATGGGGTTTCACAATATGCGATTATTGTTGTGAATTTCTCAATGTACCAATGATCGAAGGAGTACATTGCCCTGTCTCTCAGACAATCGATACTATTTATCAAGGTTCTATGGACCTGAATAGTATTGATACTCAACTGAATTCCTTAAACCTCGGTAATCCGAGAATGGTAATTGAAATGAATGGAGTAACTGAGGAACATAGAAGAAAAGTATCGGAACGAAGTTATGCTGAAGAACAACGACGTCGTGGCGAAGTAAACCGTGTACATGTTACCCCTCCCAGTGAATTTAATGCATCATCAAATAGTGCAGTTTTAATTGGTCGACCACTACGTCCTCCTAAAACAATGTCACAAGCTGCTGCTAGtgaagtaaaagaaaatacaaattgttttaattcaGCTGATTTTCCGCCATTAGGAGAAAAGAGTAAACCAAAGAAAGACGCAAAGAACATTAAGCTTCCACTGGGAAGAGGACGTGGAAGCACCTAA
- the LOC114881118 gene encoding LOW QUALITY PROTEIN: katanin p60 ATPase-containing subunit A-like 1 (The sequence of the model RefSeq protein was modified relative to this genomic sequence to represent the inferred CDS: deleted 1 base in 1 codon), with protein MATMIYKFKIMAISINEICENTKLAREMALTGNYDTSGVYYQSVVQQIHRLLTSIADTTRKAKWQLIQHQIVQEFEKVKATSNTLQLFKVDTHGERLLGNSCLSFEEPTRDPTLWTYNNSDRSWNQTVSKDPDVWPPLTPAEQKNIRPLKSQAKQQNRTNARKSVTAGKKTDSKTVAKKDERKAIKKDDTNKEKCETDKVDIEVEERKFEPSGSDRDLVDLLERDIVQKNPNIHWDDIADLYEAKRLLEEAVVLPMWMPDFFKGIRRPWKGVLMVGPPGTGKTMLAKAVATECGTTFFNVSSSTLTSKYRGESEKLVRLLFEMARFYAPSTIFIDEIDSLCSRRGSESEHEASRRVKSELLVQMDGISSNSEDPSKVVMVLAATNFPWDIDEALRRRLEKRIYIPLPNHEGREALLKINLREVKIDSSVNLADIAKKLEGYSGADITNVCRDASMMSMRKKIAGLKPDQIRQLPKEELDLPVSAADFDEAVERCNKSVSQEDLEKYEKWMSEFGSS; from the exons ATGGCGACCATGATTTACAAATTCAA AATAATGgcaatttcaataaatgaaatttgtgaAAATACTAAATTGGCTCGTGAAATGGCATTAACTGGAAATTACGATACGTCTGGAGTATATTATCAAAGTGTTGTTCAACAAATTCATCGATTACTTACAAGCATTGCAGACACAACACGGAAAGCTAAGTGGCAACTTATTCAGCATCAAATTGttcaagaatttgaaaaagtgAAAGCAACATCAAATACTTTACAGCTTTTCAAAGTAGACACACATGGAGAAAGATTATtag GTAATTCATGTTTATCGTTTGAAGAACCTACAAGAGATCCAACTTTATGGACTTATAATAATTCAGACCGCTCATGGAATCAAACAGTATCAAAGGATCCAGATGTGTGGCCACCGCTGACACCTGCAGAACAAAA AAACATTAGACCACTGAAAAGTCAAGCAAAACAGCAAAATCGTACAAATGCACGAAAATCTGTTACAGCA GGAAAAAAAACAGATAGTAAAACAGTTGCTAAGAAAGATGAAAGGAAagcaataaaaaaagatgACACAAATAAA GAAAAATGTGAAACTGATAAAGTAGACATAGAAGTAGAAGAACGTAAATTTGAACCATCTGGTAGTGATAGAGATTTAGTAGATTTATTAG aAAGGGATATTGTTCAAAAGAATCCAAATATTCATTGGGACGATATAGCTGACTTGTATGAAGCGAAGCGATTATTAGAAGAAGCTGTTGTCCTTCCGATGTGGATGCCGGATTTCTTtaaa gGAATTCGTCGACCATGGAAAGGAGTACTTATGGTTGGACCACCAGGTACTGGAAAAACAATGCTCGCTAAAGCTGTAGCTACTGAATGTGGAACAACTTTTTTTAATGTATCATCTTCTACACTAACTTCAAAATACAGAGGAGAATCAGAAAAACTTGTTCGTCTTCTTTTTGAAATG gCAAGATTTTATGCACCTAGTACGATTTTTATTGATGAAATCGACTCTCTATGCTCTAGAAGAGGATCTGAATCTGAACATGAAGCTTCACGAAGAGTGAAATCTGAACTTCTTGTTCAAATGGATGGTATAAGTTCAAACAG CGAAGATCCCAGTAAAGTTGTAATGGTACTAGCAGCAACAAATTTTCCATGGGATATTGATGAAGCTCTTCGAAGGAGATTAGAGAAACGTATTTACATTCCATTGCCTAATC ATGAAGGTAGAGAagcattattaaaaattaatttacgaGAAGTAAAGATAGATTCATCCGTAAATTTGGCGGATATTGCCAAAAAGTTGGAAGGTTATTCTGGCGCAGACATTACAAATGTTTGCag GGATGCATCTATGATGTCTATGAGGAAGAAAATTGCAGGCCTAAAGCCTGACCAAATTAGACAGCTGCCAAAGGAAGAATTAGACTTGCCTGTGTCTGCAGCAGATTTTGATGAAGCTGTTGAAAGGTGCAATAAGAGTGTCTCTCAAGAAGATTtagaaaagtatgaaaaatgGATGAGTGAATTTGGTTCATCTTGA
- the LOC114881120 gene encoding uncharacterized protein LOC114881120, with the protein MGKQQSTSHESTVCAQPTFTGHSSSRNTKRKRDGDEAGEKFLSSALHRLETISANAIATSKKTEFDIFGQSVAAQLNNMTLEDALQLQLEIQQLITKKRINHRMQLLNRQLQRNNNNSPS; encoded by the exons ATGGGAAAG CAACAATCAACGAGCCATGAATCAACTGTTTGCGCACAACCAACATTTACTGGACACTCTAGTTCAAGAAacacgaaaagaaaaagagacgGTGACGAAGCCGGtgaaaaatttctatcatCGGCACTACATAGATTAGAAACTATTTCAGCTAATGCAATCGCAACGTCTAAAAAAACCGAATTTGATATATTCGGACAAAGCGTTGCTGCGCAATTAAACAATATGACGTTGGAAGATGCGCTTCAATTGCAGTTGGAAATCCAACAGTTAATTACCAAAAAGCGTATAAACCATCGTATGCAGCTATTAAACAGACAACTACAACGAAACAATAACAATAGCCCTTCttaa
- the LOC114880973 gene encoding uncharacterized protein LOC114880973 isoform X2 codes for MTQFIYYQYVLKRDSAMSYSVTEWCDITVYRSTGSVDVRKRKCKNPMTKEDNEINILAAIAVNPHVSTRKIARQAGMSQSKNSIFQNQINFC; via the exons ATGACGCAATTTATTTACTATCAGTATGTTTTGAAACGCGATTCTGCTATGTCTTATTCAGTGACTGAGTGGTGTGATATAACGGTTTATAG AAGTACTGGAAGTGTAGATGTAAGAAAGCGTAAATGCAAAAATCCTATGACTAAGGAAgacaatgaaattaatattttagcaGCTATAGCTGTCAATCCACACGTGAGTACGAGAAAAATTGCCCGACAAGCAGGCATGAGTCAAAgtaaaaattcgatttttcaaaatcaaattaatttttgttaa
- the LOC114881119 gene encoding RNA-binding motif protein, X-linked 2-like, with the protein MNPLTNVKNIKKLGEQELLYDRKTSWHDQYKDSAWIFIGGLPYDLTEGDIITIFSQYGEVVNINLIRDKDTGKQKGYGFLCYEDQRSTILAVDNFNGIKILGRTIRVDHVANYKAPKDSKNIDEETKRLRKEGCAPKNT; encoded by the exons ATGAATCCTTTAAC gaatgtaaaaaatataaagaagCTTGGAGAACAGGAATTATTATATGATAGAAAAACATCTTGGCATGATCAATACAAAGACAGTGCTTGGATTTTTATTGGAGGTTTACCATATGATTTAACAGAAGGTGATATTATAACTATATTTTCACA GTATGGAGAAGTAGTAAATATAAACTTAATACGGGATAAAGATACAGGAAAACAAAAAGGATATGGTTTCTTGTGTTATGAAGATCAAAGAAGTACCATATTAGCTGTTGATAACTTTAATGGTATTAAG ATTTTAGGTAGAACGATAAGAGTTGATCATGTAGCAAATTACAAAGCTCCAAAAGATTCAAAGAATATTGATGAAGAGACTAAACGATTAAGAAAAGAAGGTTGTGCTCCGAAAAACACATAg
- the LOC114880973 gene encoding uncharacterized protein LOC114880973 isoform X1, with product MTQFIYYQYVLKRDSAMSYSVTEWCDITVYRQTFINIYKLFRSTGSVDVRKRKCKNPMTKEDNEINILAAIAVNPHVSTRKIARQAGMSQSKNSIFQNQINFC from the exons ATGACGCAATTTATTTACTATCAGTATGTTTTGAAACGCGATTCTGCTATGTCTTATTCAGTGACTGAGTGGTGTGATATAACGGTTTATAG GCAGacttttattaatatctatAAGTTGTTTAGAAGTACTGGAAGTGTAGATGTAAGAAAGCGTAAATGCAAAAATCCTATGACTAAGGAAgacaatgaaattaatattttagcaGCTATAGCTGTCAATCCACACGTGAGTACGAGAAAAATTGCCCGACAAGCAGGCATGAGTCAAAgtaaaaattcgatttttcaaaatcaaattaatttttgttaa
- the LOC114880971 gene encoding protein maelstrom homolog isoform X3, with translation MKKKTTIGECIEEVLEADRREQEFQQNMLQYIDSIVSMGVKHNSLKKLKFILIHVNWFFRREIGINKYEFCPAEFAVAEFSLENGIENIYHEILNVKIPLGWKRDAIETSQQTHRIPVELPGGQNDFLFMYEKLVGLLESNKTGNKLPPLFTVKDMVPAVQSLLTKMAEAGGTSINDFPIYSLEALFGKLRNTAVQNVDNCSIHLVVAENEFKKDIFSSVSNLECDFHKAIDGSSQYCSMSVVKRWGFTICDYCCEFLNVPMIEGVHCPVSQTIDTIYQGSMDLNSIDTQLNSLNLGNPRMVIEMNGVTEEHRRKVSERSYAEEQRRRGEVNRVHVTPPSEFNASSNSAVLIGRPLRPPKTMSQAAASEVKENTNCFNSADFPPLGEKSKPKKDAKNIKLPLGRGRGST, from the exons ATGAAGAAGAAAACAACAATTGGAGAATGTATAGAGGAGGTTTTGGAAGCCGACAGGAGAGAGCAAGAATTTCAACAAAACATGCTTCAGTACATAGATTCTATAGTGTCTATGGGGGTTAAACATAACA GTTTGAAGAAATTAAAGTTCATACTCATACATGTAAATTGGTTTTTTAGAAGAGAAATAGGAATCAACAAATATGAATTTTGTCCTGCAGAATTTGCAGTCGCAGAATTTAGCTTGGAAAATGGCattgaaaatatatatcaCGAAATTCTCAACGTAAAAATACCATTAGGATGGAAAAGAGATGCAATTGAAACAAGTCAGCAAACCCATAGAATACCTGTAGAACTTCCAGGAGGACAGAATgactttttatttatgtatgaAAAATTGGTTGGGCTACTAGAAAGCAATAAGACTGGAAACAAATTGCCCCCATTGTTTACTGTGAAAGATATGGTTCCTGCAGTGCAGTCATTGCTAACAAAAATGGCTGAGGCAGGAGGTACGTCTATAAATGACTTTCCAATCTATTCATTGGAAGCACTTTTTGGAAAATTGAGGAATACTGCTGTGCAAAATGTAGATAATTGCAGTATACATCTGGTAGTTGCTGagaatgaatttaaaaaagatattttctCGTCTGTCTCTAATCTCGAGTGTGATTTTCATAAAGCTATAGATGGTTCGTCTCAGTACTGCAGTATGTCTGTTGTAAAAAGATGGGGTTTCACAATATGCGATTATTGTTGTGAATTTCTCAATGTACCAATGATCGAAGGAGTACATTGCCCTGTCTCTCAGACAATCGATACTATTTATCAAGGTTCTATGGACCTGAATAGTATTGATACTCAACTGAATTCCTTAAACCTCGGTAATCCGAGAATGGTAATTGAAATGAATGGAGTAACTGAGGAACATAGAAGAAAAGTATCGGAACGAAGTTATGCTGAAGAACAACGACGTCGTGGCGAAGTAAACCGTGTACATGTTACCCCTCCCAGTGAATTTAATGCATCATCAAATAGTGCAGTTTTAATTGGTCGACCACTACGTCCTCCTAAAACAATGTCACAAGCTGCTGCTAGtgaagtaaaagaaaatacaaattgttttaattcaGCTGATTTTCCGCCATTAGGAGAAAAGAGTAAACCAAAGAAAGACGCAAAGAACATTAAGCTTCCACTGGGAAGAGGACGTGGAAGCACCTAA
- the LOC114880971 gene encoding protein maelstrom homolog isoform X1 has translation MSKKNKGKNAFYFFMLDWRKQAEAKGKKFPEGLQDVQRDPRCSEEWQNLSSQEKGYYKKKAGESKVEAQGCMKKKTTIGECIEEVLEADRREQEFQQNMLQYIDSIVSMGVKHNSLKKLKFILIHVNWFFRREIGINKYEFCPAEFAVAEFSLENGIENIYHEILNVKIPLGWKRDAIETSQQTHRIPVELPGGQNDFLFMYEKLVGLLESNKTGNKLPPLFTVKDMVPAVQSLLTKMAEAGGTSINDFPIYSLEALFGKLRNTAVQNVDNCSIHLVVAENEFKKDIFSSVSNLECDFHKAIDGSSQYCSMSVVKRWGFTICDYCCEFLNVPMIEGVHCPVSQTIDTIYQGSMDLNSIDTQLNSLNLGNPRMVIEMNGVTEEHRRKVSERSYAEEQRRRGEVNRVHVTPPSEFNASSNSAVLIGRPLRPPKTMSQAAASEVKENTNCFNSADFPPLGEKSKPKKDAKNIKLPLGRGRGST, from the exons AtgtcgaagaaaaataaaggaaagaatgcattctatttttttatgcTTGACTGGCGAAAGCAGGCAGAAGCAAAAGGAAAAAAGTTTCCGGAGGGTTTACAAGATGTGCAACGAGATCCAAGATGTAGTGAAGAATGGCAG AACCTTTCCTCACAAGAAAAAGGATACTATAAAAAGAAAGCAGGCGAAAGTAAAGTTGAGGCTCAAGGATGTATGAAGAAGAAAACAACAATTGGAGAATGTATAGAGGAGGTTTTGGAAGCCGACAGGAGAGAGCAAGAATTTCAACAAAACATGCTTCAGTACATAGATTCTATAGTGTCTATGGGGGTTAAACATAACA GTTTGAAGAAATTAAAGTTCATACTCATACATGTAAATTGGTTTTTTAGAAGAGAAATAGGAATCAACAAATATGAATTTTGTCCTGCAGAATTTGCAGTCGCAGAATTTAGCTTGGAAAATGGCattgaaaatatatatcaCGAAATTCTCAACGTAAAAATACCATTAGGATGGAAAAGAGATGCAATTGAAACAAGTCAGCAAACCCATAGAATACCTGTAGAACTTCCAGGAGGACAGAATgactttttatttatgtatgaAAAATTGGTTGGGCTACTAGAAAGCAATAAGACTGGAAACAAATTGCCCCCATTGTTTACTGTGAAAGATATGGTTCCTGCAGTGCAGTCATTGCTAACAAAAATGGCTGAGGCAGGAGGTACGTCTATAAATGACTTTCCAATCTATTCATTGGAAGCACTTTTTGGAAAATTGAGGAATACTGCTGTGCAAAATGTAGATAATTGCAGTATACATCTGGTAGTTGCTGagaatgaatttaaaaaagatattttctCGTCTGTCTCTAATCTCGAGTGTGATTTTCATAAAGCTATAGATGGTTCGTCTCAGTACTGCAGTATGTCTGTTGTAAAAAGATGGGGTTTCACAATATGCGATTATTGTTGTGAATTTCTCAATGTACCAATGATCGAAGGAGTACATTGCCCTGTCTCTCAGACAATCGATACTATTTATCAAGGTTCTATGGACCTGAATAGTATTGATACTCAACTGAATTCCTTAAACCTCGGTAATCCGAGAATGGTAATTGAAATGAATGGAGTAACTGAGGAACATAGAAGAAAAGTATCGGAACGAAGTTATGCTGAAGAACAACGACGTCGTGGCGAAGTAAACCGTGTACATGTTACCCCTCCCAGTGAATTTAATGCATCATCAAATAGTGCAGTTTTAATTGGTCGACCACTACGTCCTCCTAAAACAATGTCACAAGCTGCTGCTAGtgaagtaaaagaaaatacaaattgttttaattcaGCTGATTTTCCGCCATTAGGAGAAAAGAGTAAACCAAAGAAAGACGCAAAGAACATTAAGCTTCCACTGGGAAGAGGACGTGGAAGCACCTAA